A single region of the Halobellus ruber genome encodes:
- a CDS encoding nitric-oxide reductase large subunit: MKVERRTIAKLIAVVFVFNLVVMGGGAWLAYKEAPPIPEEVVGPDGDVVVTGAEIRDGKRTFQRNGLMNHGSILGNGAYYGVDYTADALELKVRHMRDYYARERYGEPYDDLSSERQAAVADVVRQDLDGSYGGGPIRYSAAELYAHEQVREEYVRRYHEGSHARGVPAGMIDSAADAERFADFAMWTAWFSHTDRPEAAHSYTNDWPYQPGAGNDATPAAMTWSVIAMVLLVAGAGAGIWLYRSVELPEPSAAGLSVPEPGDVSVFPSQRAALRFVPVAAGLFLAQVLLGGLLAHFYIERAGFFGIERIFGIHILQLLPFAIAKTWHIDLGILWIAATWLGAGLFLPPLLTGHEPKRQSTYVNGLLAAIVVVAVGGLGGIWLGSNGYFDGQLWWLLGNEGLEYLEVGKVWQVGLLAGFGAWAVLAIRGLKPLLDREPVYGLAHMILYAGGSIALLFTAGFLFTPSTNIAVTEFWRWWVVHMWVEGAFEFFIVAIIGLTLVSMNLLSRRSAEKAVMLQALLVMGTGVIGVSHHYWWVGMPDMWVPIGSAFSTLELIPLVFILYEALGQYAAMSSEEFPYRLPFLFIVASGVWNFVGAGVLGFFINLPLINYYEHGTYLTVGHAHAAMFGAFGFLALGMVTYMLQLSIRPSRWDGSWLRAAFWCWNVGLALMVFVSVLPVGFLQLEAVFTQGYDAGRSLAFYNRPLVQTLFWARAPGDTLIILGTAIYAADLLRKRFVLRRSEDDPAVEDMAVAEGVLGDD; this comes from the coding sequence ATGAAAGTCGAACGCAGGACGATCGCGAAACTCATCGCCGTCGTGTTCGTCTTCAACCTCGTGGTGATGGGCGGGGGCGCGTGGCTCGCCTACAAGGAGGCGCCGCCCATCCCCGAGGAAGTCGTCGGCCCCGACGGCGACGTGGTCGTCACGGGTGCAGAGATCAGGGACGGCAAGCGGACCTTCCAGCGGAACGGCCTGATGAACCACGGATCGATCCTGGGCAACGGCGCGTACTACGGCGTCGACTACACCGCCGACGCCCTCGAACTCAAAGTCCGGCATATGCGGGACTACTACGCGCGGGAGCGCTACGGCGAGCCCTACGACGACCTCAGCTCCGAGCGGCAGGCCGCCGTCGCCGACGTCGTACGGCAGGATCTCGACGGCTCCTACGGCGGCGGCCCGATCCGCTACTCCGCGGCCGAACTCTACGCCCACGAGCAGGTCCGCGAGGAGTACGTCCGGCGGTACCACGAGGGCTCTCACGCGCGCGGCGTCCCCGCGGGGATGATCGACTCCGCGGCCGACGCCGAGCGGTTCGCCGACTTCGCGATGTGGACCGCGTGGTTCTCCCACACCGACCGCCCCGAGGCTGCTCACTCCTACACCAACGACTGGCCGTACCAGCCCGGCGCGGGCAACGACGCCACGCCCGCCGCGATGACCTGGAGCGTGATCGCGATGGTGCTGCTCGTCGCGGGCGCGGGCGCCGGGATCTGGCTGTACCGGTCCGTCGAACTCCCCGAACCCTCCGCGGCGGGGCTCTCGGTGCCGGAGCCCGGCGACGTGTCGGTGTTCCCCAGCCAGCGGGCCGCCCTCCGGTTCGTCCCCGTCGCCGCGGGGCTGTTCCTCGCACAGGTGCTGCTCGGCGGCCTGCTGGCGCACTTCTACATCGAGCGCGCCGGCTTCTTCGGGATCGAGCGGATCTTCGGGATACACATCCTCCAACTCCTGCCGTTCGCGATCGCGAAGACCTGGCACATCGATCTGGGGATCCTCTGGATCGCGGCCACGTGGCTCGGGGCGGGACTGTTCCTCCCGCCGCTTCTGACCGGCCACGAGCCGAAGCGGCAGTCGACGTACGTCAACGGCCTGCTGGCCGCGATCGTCGTGGTCGCGGTCGGCGGGCTCGGCGGGATCTGGCTCGGCTCCAACGGCTACTTCGACGGCCAGCTCTGGTGGCTCCTCGGCAACGAGGGGCTCGAATACCTGGAGGTCGGCAAGGTGTGGCAGGTCGGGCTCTTAGCCGGGTTCGGGGCGTGGGCGGTCCTCGCCATCCGGGGGCTGAAGCCGCTTCTCGACCGCGAGCCCGTCTACGGGTTGGCGCATATGATCCTCTACGCCGGCGGGTCGATCGCGCTGCTTTTCACTGCCGGGTTTCTGTTCACGCCCTCGACGAACATCGCCGTCACCGAGTTCTGGCGGTGGTGGGTTGTGCACATGTGGGTCGAGGGCGCCTTCGAGTTCTTCATCGTCGCCATCATCGGGCTGACGCTGGTGTCGATGAATCTCCTCTCCCGGCGGAGCGCCGAGAAGGCCGTGATGCTCCAAGCGCTGCTCGTGATGGGGACCGGCGTCATCGGCGTCTCCCACCACTACTGGTGGGTCGGGATGCCCGATATGTGGGTGCCGATCGGGAGCGCCTTCTCGACGCTTGAGCTCATTCCGCTCGTCTTCATCCTCTATGAGGCCCTGGGACAGTACGCCGCGATGTCCAGCGAAGAGTTCCCCTACCGGCTGCCGTTCCTGTTCATCGTCGCCAGCGGCGTCTGGAACTTCGTCGGCGCGGGCGTGCTGGGGTTCTTCATCAACCTCCCGCTGATCAACTACTACGAGCACGGCACCTACCTCACGGTCGGCCACGCCCACGCGGCGATGTTCGGCGCGTTCGGGTTCCTGGCGCTGGGGATGGTGACGTATATGCTCCAGCTCTCCATCCGCCCCAGCCGGTGGGACGGGTCGTGGCTCCGGGCGGCGTTCTGGTGTTGGAACGTCGGGCTCGCGCTGATGGTGTTCGTCTCCGTGCTCCCGGTGGGGTTCCTCCAACTGGAAGCGGTGTTCACCCAGGGGTACGACGCGGGCCGCAGCCTGGCGTTCTACAACCGGCCGCTGGTTCAGACGCTGTTCTGGGCGCGGGCCCCGGGTGACACGCTGATCATCCTCGGAACCGCGATCTACGCCGCGGACCTGCTCAGAAAGCGGTTCGTGCTCAGACGCTCCGAGGACGACCCCGCAGTCGAGGATATGGCGGTCGCCGAGGGCGTGCTGGGCGACGACTGA